cattaaacacacagtcatAATCTAGTAGCACACATGCAGgcagaatgtgtttatttaaggcGTGTCAAGTTGTCAAATGCTTGAAATACCAATTTACACAGCATGTGCAGACAACTTCTGTTACCGTTTTATaagcaaaacagtttttaacaGTTTGCACAATTATTTTTAGTCATTACTTTATTCCTTAACTTGAAGGAAAAGTCAAAGCTTTAATTGAGCAGAAAGTATAATTTTAGACTGTTCTTAGTTGTACAAAGCAATTAAATGGCGTTTAATCTTTGACAGCGAGCTGCTAGAGAAGTTATGTTTGTCCCTGTATGACGTCCTCCGGCCTCTAATCATCCACATCGTCCACCTGGAAACCCTGTCTGAGCTCTGCAGTATCCTGAAGAATGAGATGCTGGAAGACCATGTTCATAACAATGGTAGGTTACAGCCTTTGCTCTCCTCAAAAGCTTATCACTTGTCACATGGAGTTTTAACTGTTGAGTTATTAAGATACAAGTTAGAGTTTGGGGACTGATATAGTACCAAAACGACTTTTGGTGTTGTGTTCTTTTCGCAAAAATATTGGACATTTTTAGCTTAGAATCactaaatatgtataaaatgtataaaatccAAAGTGTACCAACtccaaattgcttttttttttttttcattttttttttttaacacaattcCTTACGGATTAAACAagatacaacatgttaataagtgagctttagaggtgctggaaGGCTGATGTTGTTTCTTTCAAACATAGAGACTTCCTGGTATAGCaccttgcttttttttgtgtacctTCTCAATCAGCCCATCCACTAATCTGTCATCTTCATACTTAAGACCAAGTGTGACTTAAGACCGTGTTGTGATGTTGATTGAGGTTCAACAGTAAACTGACCTCTGAGCTCTTTTTATTTAGCTACTCAGTTGGGGGCCTTTGATACAGTAGTGAAGCAGATGCTGGAGGATGTCCAGGAGAGGCTGGTCTACAGGACTCACATTTACATACAGACTGATATCACGGGCTACAACCCGGCTCCAGGGGATCTGGCCTATCCTGAGAAACTAGAGATGATGGAGGTGAGTCTTGTGAGCTAAAAGGGATGTCATTTTCTCTTTGTAAAgtcttcagaagaaaaaaaaaaaaaaaaaaaaaaactccaccaATTGTTATCAGTTTAGCTTTTACTCAACCAGCTTTGCAGGAAATGTAACTACGGTTGcaattcattcatattttcattcCCTTTTATTGTATTTGCCATTTTTAGatacattgttttgtctttgaaatgtcaaaaatagGGAAAACTGGCCATCAAAAGTTCCCAGAGCGTAGGCTAATGGTTAAAATGATTGGTATGTCTGACGTTAGAAGAACATTTGGTCTGAAGTCAATTTAAGCTTAATGCTACTGAATGTCTGCACATGTAGTAAAATACGACTTTGCGTCTTCACCAATGTTCCAAAGCtcttaaatgtttctttcatgTACCCTATGACTTCGATGTCAGATCgaaatctttttgtttgttatagCAAGTTTAATTCTATTTCatgaaaagcttttaaaaacctgttgatGTCCTATTGaagcaaaagggaaaaaaagtgactttCCAACATGTAACACTTTCTACCTACATGTCCTTGAAAAGCACAATTCATTATGCAAATTGAAGACCTTGGTCTTTGGGCTTGTGAAAATCTGCGCCTgttattaaatactttttgagTTTAAAGTGTTACCCTCTATTAATTTAGTCTTTTGTTAAAGCAAATAGAAAAAGTACAAGCTAACATTTTCTATCTTCTAACTCTTGCCAATAGAGAATTGCTCAGAGCTTGAAGGAGGAGCAGATCAAGCAGATGTCACAAGAGTCCATGTTTTCTGATGTTCAGCTTGAGGATCCTGATGGTAGAAGAAACAGTAATGCTGgtctgtttttacagttttgacgctttcttttatatatatatatgtatatatttatatatgtatatatttatatacacacaaacacacaaacaaccttTGGTGTAACTGTAGCCTGAGAGCTCTCTTCTTCCTTTGTACAATGAATACAGGCAATGTAGAAGCATCCCGCCTACAGGCATCTATCTCTCCTGCTGATCTGCACGGCATGTGGTACCCTACTGTCAGACGAACGCTGGTTTGTCTGTCAAAGCTCTACAGATGTATAGATGTGAGTGTccaatttttaatttaatttatagtcTCCTATCCATTAATATTGTAAGATGTGTGCTAAAtagttttttcctctttgcatTTCTTAGTCCTGTGTTTCTCACTGTGACTTGGTCTTTTTCCAGAGAGCAGTCTTCCAGGGTTTATCTCAAGAAGCCTTATCTGCCTGCATCCAGTCCCTGCTTAAAGCTTCAGATATCATCCTTAAAAACAAGGTTGGCACACATAGTTAAGAGTAGAGGatggtttttatatttttactgaacTTTTTCagaattttattattttaagaatagCTGGAAATGAGCCTTTCTTGTGTCATATAATGAGATCAGTTCCCTCTTAGATAGATGTGCTCTGTTATTCAAATTCCTTCTGGCTACCGGATCTCTAACTAAAGCAGCTGGGATgtcatttaaagtttattttaatgggTGCTTTATTATGCTCTACAGAGTGTTCAGCAGACCATCCTTTATTTATGGGCTTCTCTCACCTTCAaatttgctgtctgtctgtgctaaCTGGCCCGTTTCAACCTAACACTTCaaattaaagcagcagcatcaaTCTCAGAGGATGTGTTCCCACCCCATGTTGATGtctttttacaatgttttaGTCGCAAGCTGAGCAAGTAATGGTTtcagctgcctttttttttgtcacagttaTATCCCTTTCCAGCTATGGTTAATCAGCGGTTATCAATTAGACATATTCCCTTATCGTCTCTAAGCTTATGCCTTTTATGTTCTCTGTATCTTGGATAGTCAGCAGATGCCCTTTTGTGTTGGCAGCCTGCAGTGTGGATATAACAGTGTGCTATCACTTTCTGTAGACGCAAATAGATGGGCAACTTTTCCTGATCAAGCACCTGCTGATAGTGCGTGAACAGATTGCCCCATTTCACACCGATTTTGCCATCAAGGAAATCTCACTGGATCTGAAGAAAACGCGAGGTGAGATAATTAAAGGTGGAGGGAACATTGGTGTTCAGCTCCATAAAGCCAGTCATTACATTCTCATGCTCATTAAGCAACTTCTGCCTATCACATGCACCGGTGGCAACAATTAATGTGGAAATTACAGTGTAATCCAACACCATAATGTATATTAACCGATGGCTCACAGGGCAGATTCGCTCCTCCTATCACCCCCCCATCTCAGTCAAGGTCATATTCAATTTGTAGCACTAGAGGGCACTCTCATTCTACATCAGCCAAGATTTAATCTCTCTGCTTTGTGTGAAGATGCTGCCTTCAAAATCCTGAATCCTAAGGCTGTTCCCAAATTCTTCCGACTTAACAGTCACAACGCCATACTTGAATTCCTCTTGGAggtagtgtttttatttttaacctgttttatttAACCTTCCATACACTTTGTGTACTTTGATACCACCCTGTCTCAGAGAAACAGCTCTTGATAGTACTAAACCCTTCGTCTATGTGGCCCTAAGGGAACTCCAGAGATAAAGGAGCACTACATTGACTCTAAGAAGGATGTGGACCGGCACCTGAAGTTCAGTTGTGAGCAGTTCATCCAGCAGCAGACTCAGATCTTTGTGGGGAACCTTGAGGAGTTTCTCACCAAGGTAACTGTGAAGGAAGTCTTTGCCTCAGGCATCGATGGCTCATCCTGACCTTCATTTTTTCCgccttttactttttaaaagaacctttaaaaaaaaatgatttgcttaTTCAGTGATCACTGAAGGTCTCGGTACATTACTGACAACTGAagataaaatgtctgtttttcatcTTACTTATCTAATACGACTGCTAGTTAGTGCGCATGTGTGTTGATATTTCATTGTGTTCTGAAATCTTTCAATGCACTAATTGTGCTGCAATAATTTGTTGCCggtccttctttttttttctacccaCCTCACTcagttatttattcataaagtaAATACTACCCTTTGTTGAATTCAAGTCCTAGTTGAATTGACCAAATTTGCatcacttttacttttgcttcTTTGCATGGCTTATAGTAACACCAGTACCATTCAAGTCGTTTCAGATTATGAGGTTTTCTTTTGACTCTGTCTGCTCCCAGGTTGCAGCTCTTAAAACTATGGCTATCCAAGGTGGTCCCACCTACAGTCTGTCTCAGCAACCTTGGGCACAGCCAGGTAAGATTTGTCTCAGGAAACACCACCGGCATCATACTGTAATTCATCAAAACTTGTATGGCTCATGCTAGAGGGcatgtcaatgttttttgtttttttctacggcttgtccttttttctcttttcagcaAAGATCAATGATATAGTGATGACTACCTACCGTGTGATGAAGAGCAAGCTGCCAAGCACTTTACAGAGCATGTCCTTGTACCTAGCCAATAGAGACACGGAGTTCATCCTTTTCAAGCCTGTCCGGGTGGGTGGTGGAAACGCTAGGATATAGCATGTGCTGCATTTGTCAGTTTCCTTGCAAGTTCTTGTTAAGCTCAAATAACTCGTTCACACAGTAGTGAAAAAGCAGGAATCCCATGTGTTTTCACTCAAAGGTCAAATCAGTAATTTTCTGACATAATGTTAATTGAAAGTTATTCACATGTGTCACTGAGAGGagcattttagtttttctccTCCCATTGATAAGAAAGTGTAGACCTGCTGTGCAGTGGTGTGTGCAGGCATAACCATGTAAACAAACCTCTCACAGCATCAGAAATCCTCCTTTTACTTATTTCTTCATTAGCAAGGCTTAGTCACTGTAGTAAAATACCTGTCAATCAATTTGGAGAGACATACAGTCTTGGGCTGACCCTCTTGTTTACGTTTGGCTTTAAGATTGTCCCTTTAGCTATAAATGATCTGTGACTGAACTCTAATAGAGAAATATTTGTGCCGCCTGTGTACTGTTCATCAAGGTGCTAGGTGAGGCTGAATGAGAGGGAAACTAAATTCTGCGGTTGACATGGAAACAAGATAGTGAGGGGACGTAGGCCAGATGCAAATGTAGTATTAATTTCTCTCCAGCACTCAGTAATAGGATGGCTTTTTCCACAGAATAACATCCAGCAGGTATTCCAAAGACTGCATGCCTCGCTTCAGGAGGAATACAGCGGAGAAGACCTTCAAATCATTGCATGTCCATCGATGGAGCAGGTACATTACTGTGGGATTATCACAGCCCAAGGGCACCCTGACATAGTTTTAACGATAACATCCAAAAAACTGCTGAGAGCAACTTACGTTAGATAACGCATGCCAGCTAAGTCACGGTGAGCACTCATCATTTTTTTACGGCTCTTTTTCAGATTAACTTGCTGCTGTCTGTGAATAAGTAATGTCCAAGTTCGCCGTTGCAGTGCTGGTGAAACACCCGCTGGATAGCAATGGGATATTGCAACTTTAACCATGACCAGAAGCTGTGAGGCTGAGTATGCGAGACGACCAGAGAAGCTCTCCCTGCAAGCTTGACCCGGAGCGCAGAATCGACGGCGGAATTAAAAAATCCTGCACAAGACCAAAGATCCTCTGACGGCAGCTCAAGTAGCTGCAAGTATGTTAAGGTTCAGGTATTCATCTTGAAGTCCTTAACAAACTGGGAAGTGGAAGGTATTATTTTGGTTACAGAGTTGATGATTTAGTTTGAATTAAACTGAAGTTGGGTTTGTTGGGGTGGATTTGTGATCACGTTTGCAAATGATGGCCAGCGGTGGGGGATGTATTGATAGGTGTTAAGACAAGGACACTTTCGGGGTGCAAACAGAGGCACTGGAGGGTCTTTCATCAGCCTGGTAGGTTTTGGCCAGTAAGGGGGATTTCATACAGATGCCTCGATTCCCTGGATGGTTTGGAAGGCGAAggaaaaaaatgctgcaaaataGCTTATTCCtccatttgaaaatgtcacagcaTTTGTAACATTCAGTAGCACTCTATCGTGGCCTGATGTGCTACAGGACTCTCAGGTCAAACAGGTTTTCCCCCTCTGATCAAGTCCACTCAGTTGTTCTTTCCTTGTCCTATGTGTTCTTAACGATTCTtcttgtgaatgtttttgttattctgttgcaaatatgtaaaaaaatacaatgacaTGTTTTATACTTTTCCCTTTTATACATAGGTTGATTACAACTAATATGCTTTTACTCCATTGACCTTGGCAGATTTGCACTGTATACTTTATGATTTAAGTGTATGTTTCCTAATGGTCTTCTCAGAGTACAAAAAACGAACACTTGCAATGTGACGTTTGCTTTAGTGTGTCCCATGTAAAATGATGTGTACAGGTGTACTATTTATGAATAcactgattaaaaatgaaaggtTCATGATGTTTTACGATTTCATTGCTAGAAAGCACTTTGTTATTGAATACAAATTCTCTCAATGATAAAATAAGAGTCACTTCAAACAAATGAGAAACTGCCATTCAAGGACATCATCGGTTTTAGGGGGTCTTCTTGgcagactgctgctgtttctttggCAGCTGCTGTCTTTCCATCTGTGAGATGGGGCTTGGCTGGGGCTTGACCTTCTGTGGACTGACAGTCTTTTGATAGGTGATGAGGGACTGGATGTTCTGGAGCAGGACATTGATCTCTGCACTCTTCTGCTGGAGATACTTCTGAAGCATGTCAGGCCCCGGCAGCGTTAGACCTATGCCTTGATTCGACTGCGACAGCAAGGAAATATTAAGTAAAGAAGGATCAAGGATTTGCCCTAAAATTAGGTCTACTTATCACATCTTTTCTATTTCTGCTACTATGAATATTGATACTAAAAGCCACAATAACTTACTTTCAATTTTGCCCCTACATTAAGGCATACACTAAATTTCCCAGAGGTGAAAGCGATGCGGATGTGCTCTTGGGATTGGATGTGGATGTGGAGGTTAGGGCCCAGTGACAGGCGGAGGGGCTGGTAGGGCGGAGCATGAACATGATGCTGATTGTCCAGCCAGCCCCACTGTTTCTTCAAATCTCCTGTGTCACTGCAGTAGGTGCCTCCCCATGGAGTCAGATTCACCCTGATAAAGAGAAGCAGCTTGTGAACAATCAGCCCTGCAGGGGTTTAATTCTTTCTCACAGACAGATTTTCATTTCTGTCTGCTGCCAATTTCATtgatgaagaaaataaactagaaatgcttctcatttacaaaataatatgGCGGTTTGATGTTGGTTATATTTATGAAATCGAATGATTAAACAATCATACCAAATACAGCCATTGTTGTGATAGCAGGTACCCTGTCCTCTGGTGTTGAAAACTGCCTGAATGTGAGGCTGCAGTTGTTTGTCCTCTAGGACCACAGAACACCAGCCATTAGATtgtgcagcagagagaagaatgGCAAGCCTTCCCGATGGATAGCTTTTAAATACGATTAAGGCGAACAAATCAAACGTTACGTATTAATGATAAGTCAGTTAGATTAACTTTAAAGGATACTGAACTTGCCCAGTTCCATctggaaaaataacaataaatgtttgACCGTTGTTGTAGTATTTGACAAGTGGTGTTGTCCTCTGTTGAACCAAACATAGTTCTTAGTTAATTTATGCTTCTCTATTCTCAGCTGTAGTCATATTAGGACATTCTACAGTGATTTCAACATAGCACAGTACCTTCGGTCCAGAATTTCTTCCATTGAAAGAGAAAGCGTTCTCAGAATCCATGATTTCTATGGCAGACCAAGCATCATCTGATAAGGCATTGTGTAGGCTGGCAGATCCTTGTTGTTCGTGTCCTGTAATGTAGTTAAAGCTGTTACAGCACGGAGGAACAAATGGGAAAGCAAAGTAAATTGAATCTGCATGAGAGATCTGTCTGTGGTAGATGGTGTGTGTAACCTGCTTTAGGGGTCTGATGATCTGAGCTGCTTTCAAATTCCAAACCTTTCAACCTGTGGTGTATCATGTAAAATGTAGCATCAGAGATTCAATAGCATAGAcgtattttatttgaaaaccaTTTAATGGTGAAAGCCAATAATGTAACAGAGCGATCCTGACCTTTGATCTTTCTGCATTGCTGGGTCCTTATCAGTCACGGTTTCCTTAGTGATAACCGCTGCACCCTCCAGCACAATGTGGAATAACTTCCATGCCTTCTCACAGCAGAAAAACtgacacaaagagaggaaaagagagagaagaaagactAGTTTGAATgtcaaaatacttaaaaattCATATGCATTATAATTACTCCTCTCCTATGGAAGCACATAGAAGGCGAA
The Anoplopoma fimbria isolate UVic2021 breed Golden Eagle Sablefish chromosome 16, Afim_UVic_2022, whole genome shotgun sequence genome window above contains:
- the cog3 gene encoding conserved oligomeric Golgi complex subunit 3 — its product is MASTDQSLLDLTDKETREKLSFWDRRTDAMAPLTEKQMDAVLEIRAAAETLSVPSELPIEDLCSLSSRTLQSPFSATVPASTEDVLLKGFQMLDMGNDRIETAQQFFAWFANLQANMDQEESSKYRKTRDDLNCYQEQCDAILEDVSTALAHLDSLQKQYLFVSNKTGTLHEACEQLLKEQSELVDLAESIQQKLSYFNELENINTKLNSPTLSVNSEGFIPMLSKLDDCIEYVSSHPNFKDYPVYLAKFKQCLSKAMHFMKIHIVNTMQHLTSQLTKRDPMGLTNADNAFTLYYVKYRAAAPKVRSLIEQIEQRAEKIPEYHQLLDEIHQCYLDQRELLLSPSITSTITDLTNQNSKDHCALVRSGCAFMVHVCQDEHQLYNEFFSKPTPKLDELLEKLCLSLYDVLRPLIIHIVHLETLSELCSILKNEMLEDHVHNNATQLGAFDTVVKQMLEDVQERLVYRTHIYIQTDITGYNPAPGDLAYPEKLEMMERIAQSLKEEQIKQMSQESMFSDVQLEDPDGRRNSNAGNVEASRLQASISPADLHGMWYPTVRRTLVCLSKLYRCIDRAVFQGLSQEALSACIQSLLKASDIILKNKTQIDGQLFLIKHLLIVREQIAPFHTDFAIKEISLDLKKTRDAAFKILNPKAVPKFFRLNSHNAILEFLLEGTPEIKEHYIDSKKDVDRHLKFSCEQFIQQQTQIFVGNLEEFLTKVAALKTMAIQGGPTYSLSQQPWAQPAKINDIVMTTYRVMKSKLPSTLQSMSLYLANRDTEFILFKPVRNNIQQVFQRLHASLQEEYSGEDLQIIACPSMEQINLLLSVNK